In Terriglobia bacterium, a single window of DNA contains:
- a CDS encoding DUF11 domain-containing protein — protein sequence MCPSGWFPLLSQSPAGFRLSSLAKARFRTLGTRKASHREPDLAKLRGIGKTMAIVCAIAGLALLGSMENALAQTPAADSAPLVSTPPAASRPTASTPAVAPGAQVAPAAPAPQGLVHIVPFGRGGIKTTSAPVGAQLTYWGGPVISQIHVVAVFWGPNVNTAVTGGIGQFFTDITNSSFYDLLTEYSTIGVTGAGVPAISSNQAIVRGVFDTAVTITPTLCPGPAACTLSDAQIQTELAAQITAGHVPQPVNDATGNVETFYMIYFPPGVTISLSPTIKSCQAGGFCAYHSNLTSNVPYGVLPDFGPTSGCVSPHCGSGTTFQNVTAVTSHEMSEAVTDVLVSSAIDFAPPLAWYDPTPNHAEIGDICNGQDALVNVGANSYAVQLEFSNVQNDCVGAPPVFNLSAPATAFLTVPFNLTLTVQSSVNPSALPGYAGTVHFTSSDPQAVLPADYTFVAADAGTHTFSVTLPTLGNQTITVQDIHAAGFHGTTTTNVSNTPDLTISKSHTGNFTVGQVGAVYTITVSNAGGGPTSGTVTVTDNLPAGLSAAAISGTGWTCVLGTLTCTRSDALPLSSSYPAISLIVNVAGNAPAQVTNVATVSGGGEANTANDTASDLANINAPDLIVTKFHAGAINGSFFQGETGATYLLNVINTGNASTLAPVSVVDTLPTGLTATAISGTGWTCTLANLTCTRSDVLAAGANYPFITVTVDVALNAPANVTNTATVSGGGETNTTNDLAQDLTIVLPPPTTDLSISVFNPFNFVQGQPGTYTIGVFNVGTLDSTGTVTVTDSLPAGLTATSMSGTGWNCNLLSVTCTRNDVLAFGSSYPSITLNVNVAANAAAVVTDTVTISGGGDANPANNTATAQNQVAPPLVDLVMQFSSPTGFYQGQTGGTINLFISNAGNIPSSGTVTVTDALPTGMTATALSGTGWSCTLSSVTCTRSDALPSTGPAYPNIVLTVDVAKNAPAQLTNTATLTGGGDGNPNNNTASIPFPITPAVQLAVLGPATASAAAGQSSTFSVQVATTASTGAVTFACSGLPTGAACSFSPSSIAPVPSITPVNVVISTTARTASVFGWRFDQTPQAPSKPVLLLLLGTVAAMVFVKRKRPLLRWAAGAASLLLAAVLVGCGGGSSTPQVVQNPNGTPPGTFAITVSATGATTGSATQVFTLTVR from the coding sequence ATGTGCCCGAGCGGATGGTTTCCCCTGTTGTCCCAATCTCCTGCTGGGTTTCGGTTGTCTAGCTTGGCCAAGGCCCGTTTCCGCACGCTCGGCACGCGCAAGGCTTCTCATCGCGAACCAGATTTGGCTAAGCTGCGGGGCATAGGGAAAACTATGGCGATCGTGTGCGCGATCGCGGGCCTGGCGTTGCTGGGTAGCATGGAAAACGCGCTCGCGCAGACTCCCGCCGCCGATTCCGCGCCCCTGGTCAGCACGCCGCCGGCGGCTTCGAGACCGACGGCTTCGACACCAGCGGTTGCTCCGGGCGCGCAGGTTGCCCCCGCCGCGCCGGCTCCGCAAGGCTTGGTGCACATTGTCCCGTTTGGCCGAGGCGGCATCAAGACCACGTCAGCGCCCGTCGGCGCTCAACTGACCTATTGGGGCGGGCCGGTTATCTCCCAGATTCATGTGGTCGCGGTGTTCTGGGGACCGAACGTCAATACGGCCGTAACCGGGGGCATCGGACAGTTTTTTACCGACATCACCAATAGCAGCTTCTATGATTTGCTGACGGAATACAGCACCATCGGAGTCACTGGCGCGGGCGTCCCGGCCATCAGCAGCAACCAGGCGATTGTGCGCGGCGTGTTTGACACCGCCGTGACCATTACGCCGACTTTGTGTCCGGGGCCCGCTGCGTGCACGCTGTCAGACGCTCAGATCCAGACGGAATTGGCGGCCCAGATCACGGCAGGCCACGTTCCTCAACCGGTCAACGATGCTACGGGCAACGTTGAGACGTTCTACATGATCTACTTCCCTCCGGGCGTTACCATCAGCCTGAGTCCCACCATCAAGAGCTGCCAAGCCGGAGGGTTCTGCGCGTACCACTCGAACCTAACATCGAACGTGCCCTATGGAGTTTTGCCGGATTTTGGACCAACCAGTGGGTGTGTCAGTCCCCATTGCGGAAGTGGAACAACTTTTCAGAACGTCACCGCCGTCACCAGCCACGAAATGTCGGAAGCCGTGACCGATGTTCTGGTTTCGTCCGCTATTGATTTCGCGCCTCCTCTGGCCTGGTATGATCCCACACCCAACCATGCTGAAATCGGCGACATCTGCAACGGCCAGGACGCGTTGGTCAACGTTGGAGCCAACAGCTACGCGGTCCAACTGGAATTCTCGAATGTGCAGAATGACTGCGTAGGTGCGCCGCCGGTTTTCAACCTGTCCGCTCCCGCAACTGCCTTCTTGACAGTACCCTTCAATTTGACGTTGACGGTGCAAAGCAGCGTGAATCCATCCGCGCTCCCCGGTTACGCGGGCACGGTGCACTTCACCAGTTCGGACCCGCAAGCGGTGCTGCCGGCCGATTACACCTTTGTCGCCGCAGACGCCGGCACGCACACTTTTTCCGTTACGCTCCCGACCCTGGGAAACCAAACCATCACCGTCCAGGACATCCACGCGGCAGGCTTTCACGGAACCACCACCACGAACGTCAGCAACACTCCGGACCTGACCATCAGCAAGAGTCATACCGGCAATTTCACGGTCGGGCAGGTTGGCGCCGTCTATACGATCACTGTTTCCAACGCCGGCGGAGGCCCCACCAGCGGAACGGTCACCGTGACCGACAATCTCCCCGCGGGGCTTTCGGCCGCGGCCATCAGCGGCACCGGATGGACGTGCGTGCTGGGCACGCTGACTTGCACACGCTCTGACGCTCTGCCACTGTCATCGAGCTATCCCGCCATCTCGCTCATCGTGAACGTGGCCGGCAACGCTCCTGCGCAGGTGACCAACGTGGCCACGGTTTCCGGCGGCGGCGAAGCCAATACCGCCAACGACACGGCCAGCGACCTCGCCAACATCAACGCACCGGACCTGATCGTAACCAAGTTCCACGCCGGGGCCATCAACGGCAGCTTCTTCCAGGGTGAGACCGGTGCGACCTATCTGCTGAACGTCATCAATACCGGCAACGCGTCTACTCTCGCCCCGGTCAGCGTTGTGGACACCCTCCCGACAGGTCTTACCGCCACGGCCATCAGCGGCACGGGATGGACTTGCACTCTGGCCAACCTGACCTGCACGCGCAGTGACGTGTTGGCAGCCGGAGCAAATTATCCGTTCATCACGGTGACGGTGGACGTCGCCCTGAACGCGCCGGCCAACGTGACCAACACGGCCACGGTCTCCGGCGGCGGCGAGACCAATACGACCAACGACCTTGCCCAGGACCTCACGATTGTTTTGCCTCCGCCGACCACGGATTTGAGCATCTCAGTGTTCAACCCGTTCAACTTCGTGCAGGGCCAGCCGGGTACCTACACCATCGGTGTTTTCAATGTAGGCACCTTGGATAGTACGGGCACGGTGACAGTCACGGACAGTCTCCCGGCAGGCCTGACGGCGACAAGCATGTCAGGGACGGGCTGGAACTGCAATTTGCTCTCCGTGACCTGCACTCGCAATGATGTGCTTGCTTTTGGCAGTTCCTATCCATCCATTACGCTGAACGTCAATGTAGCCGCGAACGCTGCCGCCGTGGTAACCGATACAGTCACCATCTCCGGCGGCGGTGATGCAAACCCGGCGAACAACACCGCGACCGCCCAAAACCAGGTCGCGCCTCCCCTGGTGGACCTGGTGATGCAATTTTCCTCGCCGACGGGCTTTTACCAGGGCCAAACCGGCGGCACGATTAACCTGTTCATCAGCAACGCCGGAAACATCCCGTCGTCCGGTACAGTGACCGTAACCGACGCTCTCCCAACCGGCATGACGGCCACAGCCCTGAGCGGGACCGGATGGAGTTGTACGTTGAGCAGCGTAACATGCACGCGTTCTGATGCCTTGCCCTCAACTGGTCCCGCCTACCCGAATATTGTCTTGACGGTAGACGTAGCCAAGAATGCTCCCGCCCAATTGACGAACACAGCCACGTTAACCGGGGGTGGTGACGGCAATCCGAACAACAACACCGCCAGCATTCCGTTTCCCATTACGCCAGCCGTTCAGCTAGCGGTTTTGGGGCCGGCAACAGCCAGCGCTGCCGCCGGACAGTCTTCTACCTTTTCAGTCCAGGTAGCCACAACGGCATCCACCGGAGCGGTCACGTTTGCTTGCAGCGGGCTTCCCACCGGAGCGGCGTGCAGTTTCAGCCCGTCCAGCATCGCTCCGGTGCCGTCCATCACACCGGTGAACGTGGTGATTTCAACCACGGCCAGAACAGCTTCAGTTTTTGGCTGGCGCTTCGATCAGACTCCACAGGCCCCGAGCAAACCGGTACTGTTGCTCCTGTTGGGAACAGTAGCTGCAATGGTATTCGTCAAACGGAAACGGCCGCTCCTGAGATGGGCGGCGGGCGCGGCTAGTCTGCTGCTTGCGGCTGTGCTGGTGGGATGCGGCGGCGGCAGCAGCACTCCTCAAGTTGTGCAGAATCCGAACGGTACACCGCCTGGCACATTCGCGATCACTGTTTCAGCCACCGGCGCCACCACCGGTTCCGCAACTCAGGTGTTCACTTTGACCGTAAGATAA
- the selD gene encoding selenide, water dikinase SelD, producing the protein MKSIRLTEQVKAAGUASKLSPAALDAVLGKLARQNDPNVLVGFDKADDAGVYKISAQQALVQTVDFFTPIVDDPYTFGQIAATNALSDVYAMGGRPLSALAIVCFPDKGDLEVLGQILAGGLSKMMEAGCVVIGGHSVRDPEIKFGYAVTGTIHPDRVWTNSGAQPGDRLILTKALGTGVISTAIKKGEARQEWIDTATKSMTTLNAKAADVAVQSNLRVHAATDITGFGLIGHAREMADGSGVSLRISSVKVPLLAGALDCVRAGHIPGGLNNNRDFAECLVGYDGSVPDELRTILFDPQTAGGLLISVAGDDAAALISALQGAGVTAVEIGEVLPQGKPLIRVV; encoded by the coding sequence GTGAAGTCCATCCGGCTTACCGAGCAGGTGAAAGCCGCGGGTTGAGCAAGCAAGCTGAGTCCGGCGGCGCTGGACGCGGTGCTTGGGAAATTAGCCCGGCAAAATGATCCGAACGTGCTGGTTGGCTTTGACAAAGCCGACGACGCCGGAGTGTACAAAATTTCCGCCCAGCAGGCGCTGGTGCAGACCGTGGACTTCTTCACACCCATCGTGGACGACCCGTACACCTTCGGCCAGATTGCCGCCACCAACGCCTTGAGTGACGTTTACGCCATGGGCGGGCGTCCGCTGAGCGCGCTGGCCATCGTTTGTTTTCCTGACAAAGGCGACCTGGAAGTCCTGGGGCAAATCCTGGCCGGCGGGCTGTCCAAGATGATGGAAGCCGGCTGCGTGGTGATTGGCGGGCACAGCGTCCGCGATCCCGAGATCAAATTCGGTTACGCCGTGACCGGGACCATCCACCCGGACCGTGTGTGGACCAACTCCGGCGCCCAGCCCGGCGACCGCCTGATCCTCACCAAGGCCCTCGGCACCGGCGTGATCTCCACGGCCATCAAGAAGGGCGAAGCCAGGCAGGAATGGATTGACACCGCCACCAAGTCCATGACCACACTCAACGCCAAGGCCGCGGACGTGGCCGTCCAAAGCAATCTGCGCGTCCATGCCGCCACCGACATCACCGGCTTTGGCCTAATCGGCCACGCGCGCGAAATGGCCGACGGCAGCGGCGTGAGCCTGCGTATTTCTTCTGTAAAAGTCCCGCTGCTCGCGGGCGCGCTGGATTGCGTTCGCGCCGGACACATTCCCGGAGGTCTGAACAACAATCGCGATTTCGCCGAGTGCCTGGTGGGATACGACGGTAGCGTCCCGGACGAATTGCGCACGATTTTGTTTGATCCGCAGACCGCTGGAGGGTTGCTGATATCAGTCGCCGGCGACGACGCAGCAGCATTGATCAGCGCGTTGCAAGGTGCAGGCGTTACAGCAGTTGAAATTGGCGAAGTGTTGCCGCAGGGCAAGCCGCTGATTCGGGTTGTTTGA
- a CDS encoding DUF2393 domain-containing protein, whose translation MAEPENPQPASPASPAAEKEAEEKDRSWLPMAIGSGLVVVVLLAVTVIARMGQTKPAAPDAYLTKLEIGGLHMATAENFAGGSVTYILGRIANTGDKKVTSARVQIIFRNSIGEVSQKEVVPVTVLLPNIPYQDYGSLDRAPLAPGQLRDFRLTLEYVTTDWDGQVPTVKVVSVGY comes from the coding sequence ATGGCCGAACCTGAAAACCCGCAACCTGCTTCTCCAGCCTCCCCAGCAGCGGAAAAAGAAGCCGAAGAAAAAGACCGCAGTTGGCTGCCTATGGCCATTGGCTCCGGCCTGGTGGTGGTAGTGCTGCTGGCCGTTACAGTGATTGCCCGGATGGGCCAGACCAAGCCGGCGGCCCCGGATGCCTACCTTACAAAGCTTGAGATCGGCGGCCTGCACATGGCCACGGCGGAAAATTTTGCCGGTGGATCGGTCACCTACATCCTGGGCCGCATCGCCAACACCGGCGACAAGAAGGTCACCAGCGCGCGCGTCCAGATCATCTTCAGGAATTCCATTGGCGAAGTCTCGCAGAAAGAAGTTGTTCCCGTCACCGTTCTGCTGCCCAACATTCCTTACCAGGACTACGGCTCGCTGGACCGCGCTCCACTCGCACCCGGCCAGCTGCGCGACTTCCGCCTCACTTTGGAATACGTCACCACCGACTGGGACGGCCAGGTGCCTACGGTCAAAGTGGTGAGCGTCGGCTACTGA
- a CDS encoding type II toxin-antitoxin system VapC family toxin → MALYYLETSALVKLYVREAGTDRVLALADRSSENRLATLALSRIEFRSAVRRREKNGEIPAHIASHLLDAFDRHLQGRFVTQMVTDFVLDIACKLVDRYALRAYDAVQLAGYTALKSSAGADVPVFVCSDQTLLTAAKQEGIPTLDPCANP, encoded by the coding sequence TTGGCACTCTACTACCTAGAGACCAGCGCTTTGGTCAAACTGTATGTCCGCGAGGCCGGCACCGACCGGGTGCTGGCTCTCGCAGACAGGTCAAGTGAAAACAGGCTCGCGACCCTAGCACTGTCCAGAATCGAATTCCGTTCAGCCGTGCGCAGACGGGAAAAGAATGGAGAAATTCCCGCCCATATCGCAAGTCATTTACTGGACGCCTTTGACCGCCATTTACAAGGCAGGTTTGTAACTCAGATGGTCACCGACTTTGTGCTGGATATTGCGTGTAAGCTCGTCGATCGTTACGCGCTGCGCGCCTACGATGCGGTTCAACTGGCTGGATACACGGCATTGAAGAGTTCAGCGGGAGCTGACGTGCCGGTCTTTGTTTGCTCCGACCAGACACTCCTCACGGCGGCAAAGCAGGAGGGTATTCCGACCCTAGACCCCTGCGCCAACCCGTGA
- the tldD gene encoding metalloprotease TldD, with translation MTHTQSLFFQKFGITANDLQHYLGEALSAGGEYADLYFEYLTSTSINVEESIVKSASQGISAGCGVRVLSGERTGYAYTDDLAPEKILRAARTAALIARGPAQQPVQSLKETPAHQLYQISSPSADADIAAKLDLVMRADKAARAFDPRIVQVRGGYVDELRQILVIGSDGTYATDVQPLARFSLTCIAKSGENSARGASGGGGRVSLDFFQTDKTPEYYAHEAARQAIIQLDAREAPAGEMEVVLGPGWPGILLHEAIGHGLEADFNRKGTSAFAGMLGKRVASDKCTVVDNGTLPSRRGSINVDDEGSPTQNTVLIEKGILKGYLSDKLSSKLMGMPDTGNGRRESYEHIPMPRMTNTYMLAGEDSPEDIIRSVKRGVYAVNFGGGQVDITNGKFVFSTSEAYLIEDGHVTAPLKNCTLIGNGPDALTKVSMVGNDLQLDEGVGTCGKDGQSVPVGVGIPTIKLDSMTVGGTAR, from the coding sequence ATGACACATACCCAATCGCTCTTCTTTCAGAAATTCGGGATTACCGCGAACGATCTGCAGCACTATCTGGGCGAAGCTCTGTCCGCCGGAGGCGAATACGCCGACCTGTACTTTGAGTATCTGACGTCCACCTCCATCAACGTGGAGGAGTCCATTGTAAAGTCGGCTTCGCAGGGAATCTCCGCAGGGTGCGGGGTACGTGTCCTGTCAGGCGAGCGTACCGGGTACGCCTACACCGACGATCTGGCTCCGGAAAAGATCCTGCGCGCGGCGCGCACCGCCGCCTTGATTGCCCGCGGTCCTGCGCAACAGCCGGTACAGAGCTTGAAAGAAACCCCGGCGCATCAGCTCTATCAGATTTCATCGCCATCCGCTGACGCTGACATCGCCGCCAAGCTTGACCTGGTCATGCGCGCCGACAAAGCTGCGCGCGCCTTCGATCCCCGCATTGTCCAGGTCCGTGGCGGCTACGTGGACGAACTCCGCCAGATCCTGGTCATCGGCTCCGATGGGACCTACGCCACTGACGTTCAGCCCCTGGCGCGCTTCAGCCTCACGTGCATCGCCAAGTCCGGCGAGAATTCTGCCCGCGGCGCCTCCGGCGGCGGCGGGCGCGTGAGCCTGGATTTCTTCCAGACTGACAAGACTCCCGAGTACTACGCCCACGAAGCCGCCCGCCAGGCCATCATCCAGCTGGACGCGCGCGAGGCTCCGGCCGGCGAGATGGAAGTGGTGCTTGGTCCAGGATGGCCGGGAATCCTGCTGCATGAAGCCATTGGCCACGGGCTGGAAGCGGACTTCAACCGCAAAGGCACTTCGGCCTTTGCCGGCATGCTGGGCAAGCGCGTGGCGTCGGACAAATGCACCGTAGTGGACAACGGAACTCTGCCTTCGCGCCGCGGCTCCATCAATGTGGACGATGAAGGTTCACCCACGCAAAACACCGTCCTGATTGAAAAAGGGATTTTGAAGGGTTACCTGAGCGACAAGCTTTCATCCAAGCTGATGGGTATGCCGGACACCGGCAACGGCCGCCGTGAAAGCTATGAACACATTCCCATGCCGCGTATGACCAACACTTACATGCTGGCCGGCGAAGATTCTCCGGAAGACATCATTCGCTCGGTCAAGCGCGGCGTTTACGCCGTGAATTTTGGCGGCGGACAGGTGGACATTACCAACGGCAAGTTTGTGTTCTCTACGTCTGAAGCCTACCTGATTGAAGACGGCCACGTTACCGCCCCGCTCAAGAACTGCACGCTGATCGGCAACGGGCCGGACGCGCTCACCAAGGTTTCCATGGTCGGCAATGATCTCCAGCTCGACGAGGGCGTGGGTACCTGCGGCAAAGACGGCCAGTCGGTCCCCGTGGGCGTCGGCATCCCCACCATCAAGCTGGACAGTATGACCGTGGGCGGCACCGCGAGATAA
- a CDS encoding ATP-binding protein: MASVPNPQTTPECPFCGGTGWKSVEVPGRASRVTRCDCRIDARAARLLKAARIPARYEHCTLAEFDTDFPGAHSSLAKARLAAGRFVEEYPVEKTGLLFIGTIGTGKTHLAVGILQELIRGKGVPCRFCDYRELLKEIQNSYNPSVQTTELEILRPIFDAEVLVLDELGAVKPTEWVWDTVSHVLNSRYNEKKTTIITTNFPNLPPGEMQSARGLSATEAARHAARNETLGDRITERMRSRLLEMCRVVQLDGADFRQKVQSAGFR; encoded by the coding sequence ATGGCGTCCGTCCCCAACCCGCAAACCACGCCGGAGTGCCCATTTTGCGGAGGCACCGGCTGGAAGTCCGTGGAAGTTCCCGGCAGAGCGAGCCGGGTCACGCGCTGCGACTGCCGCATTGACGCCCGCGCCGCGCGCCTGCTGAAAGCGGCCCGCATCCCCGCTCGTTACGAGCACTGCACGCTGGCGGAGTTTGACACTGATTTTCCCGGCGCCCACTCTTCGCTGGCCAAGGCACGCCTCGCTGCCGGGCGTTTCGTCGAAGAGTATCCGGTGGAGAAGACCGGGCTGCTGTTCATCGGGACGATTGGCACCGGCAAGACGCATCTGGCCGTCGGCATCCTGCAGGAGTTGATTCGCGGCAAAGGCGTGCCGTGCCGGTTCTGCGACTATCGTGAGCTGCTGAAGGAGATCCAGAATTCCTACAACCCCAGCGTCCAGACCACCGAGTTGGAAATTCTGCGCCCCATCTTTGACGCCGAAGTCCTGGTGCTGGACGAGCTCGGCGCGGTCAAGCCCACCGAGTGGGTCTGGGACACCGTGAGCCACGTCCTCAACAGCCGCTACAACGAGAAAAAGACGACGATCATCACCACCAACTTTCCCAACTTGCCTCCGGGCGAGATGCAGAGCGCGCGCGGCCTTTCCGCCACGGAAGCTGCGCGTCACGCGGCCCGTAATGAAACTCTGGGCGACCGCATCACCGAGCGCATGCGCTCCCGCCTGCTGGAGATGTGCCGCGTGGTCCAGCTCGATGGCGCCGACTTCCGGCAAAAAGTGCAGAGCGCCGGTTTCCGGTAA
- a CDS encoding TldD/PmbA family protein produces MATNTEVLPAAETDLRELATDVVARAMKGGASAAEAVVREGTEFSVVVRMGSVETLKESGARAMGLRVFRGQRSASTYSSDFTADGVDRLINGALELARVTSEDPFSGLPEANELGALPGDLQLYFEDVYSLPPEERIDYARRAERAALEVDPRFKNSDGGSFDASTGHKVLVNSLGFSGEYRRSLCSVSAVPIAQGEDGSMQRDYWFSVARTLAKLESPESVGREAARRTLRRLGARKISSTQAPIVLDPMVAVSILGNIFEAATGDAVYRQSSFLAGKLGEKIAGGNITVVDDGTMPGGFGTEPFDAEGVPTRRTVVIENGELKSYLLNTYTARKLGLKSTGNASRGLAGSPGIGCGNFFLQPGARTPQQIIGDVKRGFYVTEFLGFGVNLVTGDFSRGASGLWIENGELTYPVEEVTVAGNLKDMLNNISEIGNDLVFRGSTACPTLRLEGMTIAGA; encoded by the coding sequence ATGGCCACCAACACTGAAGTTCTTCCCGCAGCGGAGACTGATCTGCGCGAATTAGCCACGGACGTTGTCGCCCGCGCCATGAAGGGCGGAGCTTCCGCCGCGGAAGCCGTTGTGCGCGAAGGTACGGAGTTCTCCGTGGTGGTGCGCATGGGCTCGGTTGAGACCCTGAAAGAATCCGGAGCGCGCGCCATGGGGCTGCGCGTCTTCCGCGGCCAGCGCTCCGCCAGCACCTACTCCAGTGACTTTACCGCCGACGGCGTGGACCGCCTGATCAACGGCGCGCTGGAACTGGCCCGCGTCACCTCGGAAGACCCGTTCTCCGGGCTTCCTGAAGCGAATGAATTGGGCGCGCTGCCCGGCGATCTCCAGCTGTACTTTGAAGACGTGTATTCGCTGCCTCCGGAGGAGCGCATTGATTACGCGCGCCGCGCAGAACGCGCCGCTCTGGAGGTTGACCCGCGTTTCAAGAATTCTGACGGCGGCAGCTTTGATGCCAGCACCGGACACAAAGTTCTGGTCAATTCACTGGGTTTTTCCGGCGAGTATCGCCGGTCGCTGTGTTCCGTGAGCGCCGTGCCCATCGCCCAGGGTGAAGACGGCTCCATGCAACGCGACTACTGGTTCTCCGTGGCCCGCACGCTGGCCAAGCTGGAGTCGCCGGAATCGGTAGGCCGTGAAGCTGCGCGGCGAACGCTGCGCCGCCTCGGCGCGCGCAAGATTTCTTCCACGCAGGCGCCCATCGTGCTCGACCCCATGGTGGCGGTTTCCATTTTGGGCAACATCTTTGAGGCCGCCACCGGCGACGCGGTTTACCGCCAGTCGTCATTCCTGGCAGGCAAGCTGGGCGAAAAGATTGCCGGCGGCAACATCACGGTGGTTGACGACGGCACCATGCCCGGCGGCTTCGGCACTGAGCCCTTTGACGCTGAAGGCGTCCCCACGCGCCGCACCGTGGTCATTGAAAACGGCGAACTCAAGTCTTACCTGCTGAATACCTACACAGCGCGCAAGCTTGGCTTGAAGTCCACGGGCAACGCTTCGCGCGGACTCGCCGGGAGCCCGGGCATCGGTTGCGGCAACTTCTTTCTCCAGCCGGGAGCGCGTACGCCGCAGCAGATCATCGGCGACGTGAAGCGCGGATTTTACGTGACGGAGTTCCTGGGCTTTGGCGTGAACCTGGTCACCGGCGACTTTTCCCGCGGCGCCAGCGGCCTGTGGATTGAAAACGGCGAGCTGACGTACCCGGTGGAAGAAGTCACCGTCGCCGGCAATCTCAAGGACATGCTGAACAACATCTCTGAGATCGGCAATGACCTGGTCTTCCGCGGCTCCACTGCCTGCCCCACGCTGCGTTTGGAAGGGATGACCATCGCAGGGGCTTAG
- a CDS encoding excinuclease ABC subunit C: protein MLTHSISFSPAHPPDFFAQFPATPAVFLLRGADASAEPYVSKTANLRRRLLRLLSPPESQSKRLNLRERVAKIEYALTGSDFESGLLLYKVLRQEFPKSYQKRLRLHPAPLIKFNLENEYPRAYVTNKLGRLTGKSLYYGPFRSRAVAEKFLNDSLDLYKMRRCTFDLNPDPKYPGCVYSEMKMCLAPCFEGCTDEAYMAEVARVQAYLDSGGDSLLQELAAERDRLSAGLEFEAAAQQHSKTVKVKGILSTCDEICRRLDQLDAVIIQPAAPSQIKSASQPKSVALFRFHKGEIAGPHVFVVEAAMETAMEPAVEPATEPALETEAAIKPDSPSLEQRVREALEQLAPAGARTAAQFAEELAILKRWYYRTHKVGEIVLAKADGELPVRRIANAINRVLKGEKPQTTKDTKEHEGPGQPSTLPL, encoded by the coding sequence TTGCTGACCCATTCCATCTCGTTCTCGCCCGCCCACCCGCCGGATTTCTTCGCCCAGTTCCCCGCCACGCCCGCCGTCTTCCTGCTGCGCGGCGCTGACGCGTCCGCTGAACCCTACGTCAGCAAGACAGCCAATCTTCGCCGACGTCTGCTGCGCTTGCTGTCCCCGCCGGAGTCGCAATCCAAGCGCCTGAACCTGCGTGAGCGCGTTGCCAAGATCGAATACGCTCTGACCGGATCGGACTTTGAGTCGGGACTTCTCCTCTACAAGGTTTTGCGGCAGGAATTTCCCAAGAGCTATCAGAAGCGCCTGCGGCTGCATCCTGCGCCGCTGATCAAGTTCAATCTGGAAAACGAGTACCCGCGCGCTTACGTCACCAACAAACTCGGCCGGCTCACCGGCAAGTCGCTTTACTACGGCCCGTTTCGTTCGCGCGCGGTGGCGGAGAAGTTTCTCAACGATTCACTCGACCTCTACAAGATGCGCCGCTGCACCTTTGATCTGAATCCTGATCCCAAGTATCCCGGCTGCGTGTATTCGGAGATGAAGATGTGCCTGGCGCCGTGCTTCGAGGGCTGCACCGACGAAGCTTACATGGCGGAAGTCGCGCGCGTGCAGGCTTATCTTGATTCCGGCGGCGACTCCCTGCTGCAGGAGCTTGCAGCCGAACGCGACCGCCTCTCTGCCGGCCTGGAATTTGAGGCCGCCGCGCAGCAACATTCAAAGACCGTCAAGGTCAAAGGCATTCTTTCCACTTGCGATGAGATCTGCCGCCGCCTGGACCAACTTGACGCAGTGATTATCCAGCCGGCCGCACCCTCGCAAATCAAGTCAGCTTCGCAACCCAAATCGGTTGCGCTCTTCCGCTTCCATAAAGGCGAAATCGCCGGCCCGCATGTCTTCGTCGTGGAAGCCGCTATGGAAACCGCTATGGAACCCGCCGTCGAACCCGCCACGGAACCCGCACTTGAGACGGAAGCAGCAATCAAGCCTGACAGCCCGTCGCTTGAGCAGCGGGTGCGCGAAGCCCTGGAACAACTGGCTCCGGCGGGCGCCCGCACGGCCGCGCAGTTTGCCGAAGAGCTGGCGATCCTCAAGCGCTGGTACTACCGCACGCATAAAGTCGGCGAGATTGTGCTGGCGAAGGCAGACGGCGAGCTGCCGGTAAGAAGAATCGCCAACGCCATCAACCGTGTTCTGAAAGGCGAAAAACCGCAAACCACAAAGGACACGAAGGAACACGAAGGCCCGGGCCAGCCGAGCACACTTCCTTTGTGA